One Sphingomonas sp. SUN039 genomic window carries:
- the tsf gene encoding translation elongation factor Ts, whose translation MAEITAALVKELRDVSGAGMMDCKKALSETGGDMDAAVDWLRTKGLATAAKKAGRTAAEGLVGVATSGTKGAAVEVNSETDFVAKNDQFQAFVGDVTALALATDANDIAVLAAAPMGEGSVQDKLTANIATIGENQSLRRVRTLSVNEGAVVSYVHNAAAPGMGKIGVLVALEGNANTGAIEALGKQLAMHIAAASPSALHEEGLDEALVSRERAIAMEKAAESGKPADVVEKMVNGAIAKFRKENALLSQVFVMDNKTKIADVVAAAAKDAGGSIALVDYVRFQLGEGIEKAESDFAAEVAAASGVPQPVN comes from the coding sequence ATGGCCGAGATCACTGCCGCTCTCGTCAAGGAACTGCGCGATGTTTCGGGCGCGGGCATGATGGACTGCAAAAAGGCGCTGTCGGAAACCGGCGGCGACATGGATGCCGCGGTCGACTGGCTGCGGACCAAGGGGCTGGCAACGGCGGCGAAGAAGGCCGGTCGTACGGCTGCCGAAGGTCTGGTTGGCGTCGCGACTTCGGGGACCAAGGGGGCGGCCGTCGAGGTCAACTCCGAGACCGACTTCGTGGCCAAGAACGACCAGTTCCAGGCGTTTGTCGGCGACGTGACGGCGCTCGCGCTCGCCACGGATGCGAACGACATTGCCGTGCTCGCCGCCGCGCCGATGGGCGAGGGAAGCGTGCAGGACAAGCTGACCGCCAACATCGCAACCATCGGCGAGAACCAGTCGCTGCGCCGCGTGCGGACGCTGAGCGTCAACGAGGGTGCGGTGGTCAGCTATGTCCACAACGCTGCGGCCCCCGGCATGGGCAAGATCGGCGTGCTGGTCGCGCTCGAAGGCAATGCGAACACCGGTGCCATCGAGGCACTGGGCAAGCAGCTCGCGATGCACATCGCCGCTGCCAGCCCGTCGGCGCTGCACGAAGAGGGCCTCGACGAGGCGCTCGTCAGCCGCGAACGTGCCATCGCCATGGAAAAGGCCGCCGAAAGCGGCAAGCCGGCCGATGTCGTCGAGAAAATGGTCAACGGCGCCATTGCGAAGTTCCGCAAGGAAAATGCGCTGCTCAGCCAGGTTTTCGTCATGGATAACAAGACGAAGATCGCCGACGTCGTCGCGGCTGCGGCGAAGGACGCAGGCGGCAGCATTGCGCTGGTCGACTATGTCCGATTCCAGCTCGGCGAAGGCATCGAAAAGGCCGAGAGCGACTTCGCGGCCGAAGTCGCCGCCGCGTCGGGCGTGCCGCAGCCCGTCAACTGA
- the pyrH gene encoding UMP kinase, protein MPQPYRRILLKLSGEVLMGPGGLSIDPEVTARVASEIANAKAMGFELCVVVGGGNIFRGIAAAAKGFERATADYMGMLATVMNALAVQNALEAIGVETRVQSAIPMASVCEPYIRRRAERHLEKGRIVIFAAGTGNPFFTTDTGAALRAAEMKCDALFKGTSVDGVYDADPKKVASAKRYDTIDYSTVLANDLKVMDASAVALCRDNNIPIVVFNIREQGNLARVLAGEGVATIVTRENG, encoded by the coding sequence ATGCCACAGCCCTATCGCCGTATCCTGCTGAAACTCTCGGGCGAAGTTCTGATGGGGCCGGGCGGCCTCAGCATCGACCCCGAGGTCACCGCGCGCGTCGCCAGCGAGATCGCCAATGCCAAGGCCATGGGCTTCGAGCTGTGCGTCGTTGTCGGCGGCGGCAATATCTTTCGCGGAATCGCTGCGGCAGCGAAGGGATTCGAGCGCGCTACGGCCGATTATATGGGCATGCTCGCGACCGTGATGAATGCGCTCGCGGTGCAGAATGCGCTGGAGGCCATCGGTGTCGAAACCCGTGTGCAGTCGGCGATTCCCATGGCGAGCGTCTGCGAACCCTATATCCGGCGCCGCGCTGAGCGGCATCTGGAGAAAGGTCGCATCGTGATTTTTGCGGCGGGGACGGGCAATCCGTTCTTCACTACCGACACCGGTGCCGCACTGCGCGCCGCCGAAATGAAGTGCGATGCGCTGTTCAAGGGCACTTCGGTCGACGGTGTCTATGATGCCGACCCGAAAAAGGTCGCCTCGGCAAAGCGTTATGATACAATCGATTATTCGACAGTTCTCGCAAACGACCTGAAGGTTATGGATGCGTCGGCCGTGGCCTTGTGCCGCGATAACAATATTCCGATCGTCGTGTTCAACATCCGCGAACAGGGCAATCTCGCCCGGGTTCTGGCGGGCGAGGGCGTGGCGACGATCGTGACCCGGGAGAATGGATAA
- the frr gene encoding ribosome recycling factor, protein MAAYDKSDLERRMHGAVESLKGDLGGLRTGRASINLLDPVTVEVYGAHMPLNQVATVSAPEPRMLSVQVWDKSNVGPCEKAIRAAGLGLNPMTDGTTLRLPIPDLTEERRKELAKLAGQYAEKARIAVRNVRRDGMDALKIDEKKHEISEDERKRHETEVQKLTDATIADIDATASAKEKEILGK, encoded by the coding sequence ATGGCTGCTTACGATAAATCGGATCTCGAACGCCGCATGCACGGCGCGGTCGAATCGCTGAAAGGCGACCTCGGCGGATTGCGGACGGGGCGTGCCTCGATCAACCTGCTCGATCCGGTGACCGTCGAGGTCTATGGCGCGCACATGCCGCTCAATCAGGTCGCCACCGTCAGCGCGCCCGAGCCGCGGATGCTGTCGGTGCAGGTCTGGGACAAGTCGAACGTCGGCCCCTGCGAAAAGGCGATCCGCGCGGCGGGGCTCGGCCTCAACCCGATGACCGACGGCACCACGCTGCGCCTGCCGATCCCCGATTTGACCGAGGAGCGCCGCAAGGAACTGGCTAAACTTGCGGGACAATATGCGGAGAAGGCCCGCATTGCGGTCCGCAATGTCCGGCGCGACGGGATGGACGCGCTTAAGATCGACGAAAAGAAGCATGAAATCAGCGAAGACGAGCGCAAGCGCCACGAGACCGAGGTCCAGAAGCTGACCGACGCGACCATCGCCGATATCGACGCGACGGCGAGCGCGAAAGAGAAAGAGATTCTGGGGAAGTGA
- a CDS encoding isoprenyl transferase, with protein sequence MTSATGPLPTAARSPSPQSGEGETPRHVAIIMDGNGRWAKARHLPRVAGHRKGIETVRVVTRAARSLGIEVLTLYAFSSENWRRPAEEISDLMGLLRHFIKSDLDELAREGVKLRVIGDHTAFAPDLVKMIDGALARTAANTGSTLVIGLNYGSQDEIVRAARALAGRDPAMIDAAAIETVLDTSGLPPVDLLIRTSGEHRLSNFMLWQAAYAELLFVDTLWPDFGADELRAAVTAYGLRERRFGGL encoded by the coding sequence GTGACGTCGGCGACCGGGCCTCTCCCGACCGCTGCGCGGTCGCCCTCTCCACAAAGTGGAGAGGGTGAGACCCCCCGTCATGTCGCGATTATCATGGACGGGAACGGGCGCTGGGCGAAGGCGCGGCACCTGCCGCGTGTCGCGGGCCATCGCAAGGGGATCGAGACCGTCCGCGTCGTGACGCGCGCAGCGCGGTCGCTCGGCATCGAGGTACTGACGCTTTATGCGTTCTCGTCGGAAAACTGGCGGCGTCCGGCCGAGGAAATCAGCGACCTGATGGGGTTGCTGCGCCACTTCATCAAATCCGACCTCGACGAACTGGCGCGCGAAGGCGTCAAGCTGCGTGTCATCGGAGACCACACTGCGTTCGCCCCCGATCTGGTCAAGATGATCGACGGCGCGCTGGCACGGACGGCGGCCAATACCGGTTCGACCCTCGTGATCGGTCTCAATTACGGCTCGCAGGACGAGATCGTCCGCGCCGCGCGGGCACTAGCGGGACGCGATCCGGCGATGATCGATGCTGCGGCCATTGAGACCGTGCTCGACACCTCTGGCTTGCCGCCGGTCGATCTGCTGATCCGCACCTCGGGCGAACACCGGCTGTCGAATTTCATGTTGTGGCAGGCGGCCTATGCCGAACTGCTGTTCGTCGACACGCTCTGGCCCGATTTCGGCGCGGACGAGTTGCGCGCGGCGGTCACGGCTTACGGGTTGCGCGAGCGCCGTTTCGGCGGGCTGTAG
- a CDS encoding phosphatidate cytidylyltransferase gives MGELTKRILSGVILAALLFGDVWVGAGWFAALLAVGGVILSREYLRLIWRGWPSSTARVLWSLFGIAYIGAAIAGLWVARSTEEGFFVTMVLFGVVWATDIGAYAFGRVIGGPKIAPRISPSKTWAGLVGGILTVAAFILVVFSYRTEQYPNQWGIALPLSMIGAVLIAVIAQAGDFFESWLKRRAGMKDSGALIPGHGGLFDRIDGLLPVAILFGGIIAWLTPA, from the coding sequence ATGGGCGAGCTGACCAAGCGCATATTGTCGGGCGTCATTCTTGCCGCGCTGCTATTCGGCGATGTCTGGGTGGGGGCAGGGTGGTTTGCCGCTTTGCTCGCCGTCGGCGGCGTGATCCTGTCGCGCGAATACCTCCGGTTGATCTGGCGCGGCTGGCCGTCGTCCACCGCACGGGTTTTGTGGAGCCTGTTCGGCATCGCCTATATCGGTGCGGCCATCGCAGGCCTGTGGGTGGCGCGCAGCACCGAAGAGGGCTTTTTCGTCACGATGGTTTTGTTCGGTGTCGTCTGGGCGACCGACATCGGTGCCTATGCCTTCGGGCGGGTAATCGGTGGGCCGAAGATCGCGCCGCGGATCAGTCCGTCGAAGACCTGGGCCGGGCTGGTCGGCGGTATCCTCACCGTTGCCGCCTTCATCCTGGTGGTGTTCAGCTACCGCACCGAGCAATATCCGAATCAATGGGGAATTGCCCTGCCGCTGTCGATGATCGGCGCGGTGCTGATCGCGGTCATTGCCCAAGCGGGCGATTTCTTCGAAAGCTGGCTGAAAAGGCGGGCGGGAATGAAGGATTCGGGGGCATTGATTCCAGGGCACGGTGGGCTGTTCGACCGCATCGACGGGCTGTTGCCGGTCGCCATATTGTTCGGCGGCATCATCGCATGGCTGACTCCGGCATGA
- a CDS encoding 1-deoxy-D-xylulose-5-phosphate reductoisomerase → MADSGMIRRSVTILGATGSVGTSTLDLILREPEKFSVVALTAHQDVAGLAKAARATDAELAVIGDASLYGALKDALAGTRTEVASGCDAVTEAAGRGADWTMASIVGCAGLPATLAALRGGRTVALANKESLVSAGDVMTAVAAESKAQLLPVDSEHNAIFQCLAGSPRERVRRIVLTASGGPFRTWKREDMAGVTPEVAVKHPNWSMGAKISVDSATLMNKGLELIEAKHLFACRPDELAVVVHPQSVIHSMVDYVDGSTIAQLGSPDMRVPIASTLAWPDRMETPCTPLDLPSIGRLDFEAPDLERFPALQLAMDALAAGGARPAVLNAANEIAVAAFLARRIGFLEIATLVADVLDRYDPAAPASVEDVFSVDGEARRIAAAFVEDRAVA, encoded by the coding sequence ATGGCTGACTCCGGCATGATCCGGCGCAGCGTCACCATTCTCGGCGCGACCGGCTCGGTCGGCACCTCGACGCTCGACCTGATCCTGCGCGAGCCGGAAAAGTTCAGCGTCGTCGCGCTGACCGCGCATCAGGATGTCGCCGGGCTGGCCAAGGCTGCGCGCGCCACCGATGCCGAACTTGCGGTGATCGGCGATGCGTCGCTGTACGGCGCGCTGAAAGATGCGCTGGCGGGGACGCGTACCGAAGTCGCCAGCGGCTGCGACGCGGTGACCGAAGCTGCAGGGCGCGGCGCCGACTGGACGATGGCGTCGATTGTCGGGTGCGCGGGGCTGCCTGCAACGCTTGCCGCCCTGCGTGGCGGGCGCACGGTCGCGCTCGCCAATAAGGAGTCACTGGTCTCGGCGGGTGACGTCATGACGGCAGTCGCGGCGGAGTCGAAAGCGCAACTCCTCCCCGTCGACAGCGAGCATAACGCGATTTTCCAGTGCCTCGCGGGAAGCCCGCGCGAGCGCGTTCGTCGCATCGTGCTGACCGCGAGCGGCGGCCCGTTCCGGACCTGGAAGCGTGAGGACATGGCGGGCGTGACTCCCGAGGTCGCGGTCAAACACCCTAACTGGTCGATGGGCGCGAAAATCAGCGTGGATTCGGCAACCCTGATGAACAAAGGCCTTGAGCTGATCGAGGCGAAGCACCTGTTTGCGTGTCGCCCCGACGAACTCGCTGTCGTTGTGCATCCGCAGTCGGTGATCCATTCGATGGTCGATTATGTCGACGGCTCGACCATTGCCCAGCTCGGCTCACCCGATATGCGCGTGCCGATCGCGTCGACGCTTGCCTGGCCCGACCGGATGGAAACGCCGTGCACGCCGCTGGATTTGCCCAGCATCGGACGCCTCGATTTCGAGGCACCCGATCTCGAGCGATTCCCGGCATTGCAGCTCGCGATGGATGCGCTTGCTGCCGGTGGCGCGCGTCCGGCGGTACTGAATGCCGCCAACGAGATTGCGGTCGCCGCGTTTCTGGCACGGCGGATCGGGTTTCTCGAAATCGCCACCTTGGTCGCCGATGTGCTCGACCGCTACGATCCTGCGGCTCCTGCCAGCGTCGAGGACGTGTTTTCTGTGGACGGCGAGGCGCGCCGCATTGCCGCCGCCTTTGTGGAAGACAGGGCTGTCGCATGA
- the rseP gene encoding RIP metalloprotease RseP: MIETPNFLWAIVFFLIAIFPLVVIHELGHYLVGRWFGVKAEVFSIGFGRRIAGWTDKRGTDWRIGWLPLGGYVRFAGDMTAAGQTDPAWLNLPAEERNKTFQSKPVWQRALIVFAGPAVNFLFAIVMLAGLFGVYGEPRIAPQIGVFTANSAAQAAGMKIGDRILSVDGGEIRRFEDIGLIVQARAEQPTTFVVDRQGTRVVLDITPRRETIKDITGVGIPTGRIGIGPSSIERVKLSPVELPGAATRFIVYSVRTMVVAMGQIATGNRSVKELGGPVKMAATSEKVAQLGFVSFLFFMAMVSINLGFINLLPIPTLDGGHLAFYAVEAVQRKPVGLAAQEWAYRSGLIVLLAFMLFVTINDLAGFGLFGRFAG, encoded by the coding sequence ATGATCGAAACCCCGAATTTCCTGTGGGCCATCGTGTTCTTCCTGATCGCGATCTTCCCGCTCGTCGTCATTCACGAACTTGGGCATTACCTCGTCGGGCGCTGGTTCGGCGTGAAAGCCGAAGTCTTCTCGATCGGATTCGGACGGCGGATTGCGGGCTGGACCGACAAACGCGGGACCGACTGGCGGATCGGCTGGCTCCCGCTCGGCGGTTACGTCCGGTTCGCAGGCGATATGACCGCGGCGGGGCAGACCGATCCGGCCTGGCTCAACCTTCCTGCCGAGGAACGCAACAAGACGTTTCAATCGAAACCGGTATGGCAGCGTGCATTGATCGTGTTCGCCGGTCCTGCGGTGAATTTCCTGTTCGCGATTGTCATGCTCGCGGGACTGTTCGGCGTGTACGGCGAGCCGCGCATTGCGCCGCAGATCGGGGTTTTCACCGCCAATTCGGCGGCACAAGCGGCGGGGATGAAGATCGGCGACCGCATCCTCTCGGTCGATGGCGGCGAGATCCGGCGGTTCGAGGACATCGGCCTGATCGTGCAGGCGCGTGCCGAGCAGCCGACGACCTTTGTGGTGGACCGGCAAGGGACGCGCGTTGTCCTCGACATCACGCCGCGCCGGGAGACAATAAAAGACATCACGGGAGTCGGCATCCCGACGGGGCGGATCGGCATCGGTCCATCGAGCATCGAACGCGTAAAGTTGTCGCCGGTCGAACTGCCCGGGGCGGCCACGCGGTTCATCGTTTATTCGGTGCGGACGATGGTAGTTGCGATGGGGCAGATCGCCACCGGCAATCGCTCGGTCAAGGAACTCGGCGGGCCGGTGAAGATGGCCGCGACGTCGGAAAAGGTCGCGCAGCTCGGCTTTGTCAGCTTTCTGTTCTTCATGGCCATGGTGTCCATAAATCTGGGGTTCATTAACCTCCTGCCAATTCCCACGCTCGATGGCGGTCACCTCGCATTCTATGCGGTCGAGGCGGTCCAGCGTAAACCGGTCGGGTTGGCGGCGCAGGAATGGGCATACCGGTCGGGTCTTATCGTCCTGCTCGCGTTCATGCTGTTCGTGACGATCAACGATCTGGCGGGCTTCGGTCTGTTCGGCCGGTTCGCGGGTTGA
- the bamA gene encoding outer membrane protein assembly factor BamA codes for MGFQGRRTISLLMVGTMLAGVPVIASAQQRPARPAPVDLTTVPTPPRAAPTTGSTITSITVIGSQRIEPETVRSYLKLRPGGPYTQELGDEAIRDLFDTELFADAQIRDDNGALTILVRENPVINRIVFEGNKRLKEDKLSKELKLAPRQIFTRSKVRADIGRIVELYRRQGRFAATVEPKMVTLDQNRVDIVYEISEGPKSKVRRINIIGNEVFKDKKLKGEMATKESSITRIFSSRDTYDADRLAYDQGKLRQFYLTQGYADFRVISAVAELTPDKRDFILTYVVEEGPRYKFGDVLAESEIRDFKPEVIKAQLPMKTGDWYNAKAVEDTVENITKTAGLFGYAFANVDPVFNRNKEDKTMNITFRVGETPRVYVEAINVNGNTLTQDKVLRREFRLAEGDAFNAFSVKRSEDRIKSLGFFQEKFEIAQRQGSAPDRIVLEANVEEKSTGELQLSAGFSSLERFILNASIRQRNFRGKGQELRASVNYSTYSKSVELGFTEPYLFDRNIALGGDIFRRDYNSFNFVGNTRNTTYAQTTTGFQIRAGLPLTEYWSMALRYGLSFDEVSLDPNTYFYNGACDPLIAGRYLCDAIGNRSTSSVGYSIVFDSLNNRIRPSRGTRFVFSQDLAGLGGSVKYLRQTINAAKYWPVLGNFILSISAEAGSILPLTGTPANGADPVRLTDRFFLGEPQIRGFDIRGVGPRVLRVPYISTTDANGVVTTSLSTDRTQYGDDALGGRAYYMSRLELEIPLGSGAKELGLRPSIFLDAGAVFGVRTPTLTDTLGAPIVRDILDTSGNTQCINQTDSTLTVRPSTGCATGTIDYASSIPAFKEIFLGNSPRPRVSIGIGVNWNSPFGPFRIDLAKVLLKEEGDQTKTLTFNVGTQF; via the coding sequence ATGGGTTTCCAGGGTCGCCGCACGATCTCGCTATTGATGGTCGGGACGATGCTGGCCGGCGTGCCGGTTATCGCCTCCGCGCAGCAGCGTCCGGCCCGTCCCGCGCCGGTCGACCTGACCACGGTGCCGACCCCGCCGCGCGCCGCGCCGACGACGGGCAGCACGATCACGTCGATCACGGTGATCGGATCGCAGCGTATCGAGCCCGAAACGGTGCGGTCGTACCTCAAGCTGCGTCCCGGCGGGCCGTACACGCAGGAACTGGGCGACGAAGCGATCCGCGACCTGTTCGATACCGAATTGTTCGCCGACGCGCAGATTCGCGACGATAACGGTGCACTCACCATCCTCGTCCGCGAAAACCCCGTCATCAACCGCATCGTGTTCGAAGGGAACAAGCGGCTGAAGGAGGACAAGCTCTCCAAGGAGCTGAAGCTCGCGCCGCGCCAGATTTTCACGCGCAGCAAGGTGCGCGCCGATATCGGCCGCATCGTCGAACTCTACCGTCGCCAGGGCCGCTTTGCCGCGACGGTCGAGCCGAAAATGGTCACGCTCGACCAGAACCGCGTCGATATCGTCTATGAAATCAGCGAGGGTCCGAAATCGAAGGTCCGCCGCATCAACATCATCGGCAACGAGGTGTTCAAGGACAAGAAGCTGAAGGGCGAGATGGCGACGAAGGAATCGTCGATCACGCGCATCTTCTCGTCGCGCGACACCTATGACGCCGACCGGCTGGCCTATGACCAGGGCAAGTTGCGCCAGTTCTACCTGACGCAGGGCTATGCCGATTTCCGGGTGATCTCGGCGGTCGCCGAACTTACCCCCGACAAGCGCGATTTCATCCTGACCTATGTTGTCGAGGAAGGGCCGCGCTATAAATTCGGCGATGTGCTCGCCGAGAGCGAAATCCGCGACTTCAAGCCCGAAGTGATCAAGGCCCAGCTGCCGATGAAGACCGGCGACTGGTACAACGCCAAGGCGGTCGAGGACACGGTCGAGAACATCACCAAGACTGCCGGGCTGTTCGGTTATGCCTTCGCCAACGTCGATCCGGTGTTCAACCGGAACAAGGAAGACAAGACGATGAACATCACGTTCCGCGTCGGGGAAACCCCGCGCGTGTACGTGGAGGCGATCAACGTCAACGGTAACACGCTGACGCAGGACAAGGTGCTGCGGCGCGAGTTCCGCCTTGCCGAAGGCGACGCGTTCAACGCGTTTTCGGTCAAGCGTTCGGAAGACCGCATCAAGTCGCTTGGCTTCTTTCAGGAGAAGTTCGAGATCGCGCAGCGCCAAGGCTCGGCCCCCGACCGCATCGTGCTCGAGGCCAATGTCGAGGAAAAATCGACCGGCGAACTCCAGTTGTCGGCGGGCTTCTCGTCGCTCGAACGCTTCATCCTCAATGCCTCGATCCGCCAGCGCAACTTCCGCGGCAAGGGTCAGGAACTGCGCGCTTCGGTCAACTATTCGACCTATTCGAAATCGGTCGAGCTGGGCTTTACCGAACCCTATCTGTTCGACCGCAATATCGCGCTGGGCGGCGATATTTTCCGGCGCGATTACAACAGCTTCAACTTCGTCGGTAATACGCGCAACACGACTTACGCCCAGACGACAACGGGGTTCCAGATCCGCGCCGGTCTGCCGCTCACCGAATATTGGTCGATGGCGCTGCGCTATGGTTTGAGTTTCGACGAGGTATCGCTCGACCCGAACACCTATTTCTACAACGGCGCGTGCGACCCGCTGATCGCCGGGCGTTATCTGTGCGACGCGATCGGCAACCGCTCGACATCGTCGGTCGGCTACAGCATCGTTTTTGACAGCCTGAACAACCGCATCCGCCCGAGCCGCGGCACGCGCTTTGTCTTCAGCCAGGATCTGGCTGGTCTCGGCGGGTCGGTCAAATATCTGCGCCAGACGATCAATGCCGCCAAATACTGGCCGGTGCTGGGCAATTTCATCCTGTCGATCAGCGCGGAGGCCGGTTCGATTCTGCCGCTTACCGGGACACCCGCGAACGGGGCCGATCCGGTGCGCCTGACAGACCGGTTTTTCCTCGGCGAGCCCCAAATCCGTGGCTTCGATATTCGCGGCGTCGGTCCGCGTGTGCTGCGCGTTCCCTATATCAGTACGACCGATGCCAATGGAGTGGTGACGACCTCGCTCAGCACCGACCGGACGCAATATGGCGACGACGCGCTCGGCGGCCGCGCCTATTACATGAGCCGGCTCGAACTGGAGATTCCGCTCGGTTCGGGAGCCAAGGAACTCGGCCTGCGCCCGTCGATCTTCCTCGATGCAGGTGCCGTCTTCGGTGTCCGGACGCCGACGCTGACCGACACACTCGGCGCGCCGATCGTCCGCGATATCCTCGACACCTCGGGCAATACGCAGTGTATCAACCAGACCGACAGCACCCTGACAGTACGTCCCTCTACCGGCTGCGCGACAGGCACGATCGACTATGCCAGCTCGATCCCGGCGTTCAAGGAAATCTTCCTCGGCAATTCGCCACGTCCGCGCGTGTCGATCGGTATCGGCGTCAACTGGAACTCGCCGTTCGGACCGTTTCGTATCGATCTCGCCAAAGTCCTGCTCAAGGAAGAGGGCGACCAGACCAAAACACTCACTTTCAACGTAGGAACCCAATTCTGA
- a CDS encoding OmpH family outer membrane protein — MKNILIAASLAAIVLGTAPASAQSRAPATMMIVVDTGKIFAECTACKAAQAALKVQADAIQARQQALATPLQTEGQAIQAAVNALNGKEPDAALKARATAFQTRQQDAQKELAGREETFNRNRAYVGQQVSAKLNPIIVATMKVRGANVAVDPNPQIILAYEPALDATNDVLAQLNAQLPSVSTIAPAAPATPAAAPGR; from the coding sequence ATGAAGAACATCCTCATTGCGGCGTCGCTCGCCGCGATCGTGCTCGGTACGGCTCCGGCGTCGGCACAGAGCCGCGCTCCCGCCACGATGATGATCGTGGTCGATACCGGCAAGATTTTCGCCGAGTGCACCGCGTGCAAGGCTGCGCAGGCCGCGCTCAAGGTTCAGGCCGACGCTATCCAGGCGCGCCAGCAGGCGCTCGCCACCCCGCTCCAGACCGAGGGTCAGGCAATCCAGGCTGCTGTCAACGCGTTGAATGGAAAAGAACCCGACGCCGCGCTGAAGGCACGCGCCACGGCGTTCCAGACCAGGCAGCAGGACGCGCAGAAGGAACTCGCCGGTCGCGAAGAAACCTTCAACCGCAATCGCGCCTATGTCGGGCAGCAGGTCAGCGCCAAGCTGAACCCGATCATCGTGGCGACCATGAAGGTGCGCGGTGCGAATGTCGCGGTCGATCCCAATCCGCAGATCATTCTCGCCTATGAGCCCGCGCTCGACGCGACCAACGATGTGCTGGCACAGCTCAACGCGCAGCTGCCGAGCGTTTCGACGATTGCCCCTGCCGCGCCCGCCACGCCAGCAGCCGCCCCGGGACGTTAA
- the fabZ gene encoding 3-hydroxyacyl-ACP dehydratase FabZ, giving the protein MGEIDIRGVMEALPHRFPMLLVDRVEELVVDERIVAIKAVTINEPFFAGHFPGRPIMPGVLIVEALAQAAGILAVESLGLAGSGKLVYFMAIDGAKFRTPVEPGCLLRLEVAFVQKRATVCKFSGRAMLGDKLAAEASFTAMIADAPA; this is encoded by the coding sequence ATGGGCGAGATCGACATCCGGGGCGTGATGGAGGCCCTGCCGCATCGCTTCCCGATGTTGCTCGTCGACCGGGTCGAGGAACTGGTCGTCGACGAACGTATCGTCGCGATCAAGGCGGTGACGATCAACGAACCGTTCTTTGCCGGACATTTTCCCGGCCGCCCGATCATGCCGGGTGTCCTCATCGTCGAGGCGCTGGCACAGGCGGCGGGGATATTGGCGGTCGAATCGCTCGGACTCGCCGGTTCGGGCAAGCTCGTCTATTTCATGGCGATCGACGGTGCGAAATTCCGCACGCCGGTGGAGCCAGGCTGCCTGCTGCGGCTCGAGGTCGCCTTCGTCCAGAAGCGGGCGACGGTGTGCAAATTCTCCGGGCGCGCGATGCTCGGCGACAAGCTCGCCGCAGAAGCGAGCTTCACCGCAATGATCGCGGACGCACCGGCCTAG
- the rpmE gene encoding 50S ribosomal protein L31, protein MKSTGHPDYHMIKVKMTDGTEFETRSTWGKEGDLMTLEIDPLAHPAWTGGKGTMLDAGGQVARFNKRFGGLSLKK, encoded by the coding sequence ATGAAAAGCACCGGCCACCCCGATTACCACATGATCAAGGTCAAGATGACCGATGGCACCGAGTTCGAGACGCGCTCGACCTGGGGCAAGGAAGGCGATCTGATGACGCTCGAAATCGATCCGCTCGCGCATCCGGCATGGACCGGCGGCAAGGGCACGATGCTCGACGCCGGTGGCCAGGTCGCGCGCTTCAACAAGCGTTTCGGCGGTCTCAGCCTCAAGAAGTGA
- a CDS encoding 2'-5' RNA ligase family protein — protein MTALLGREDFAWADALRRAHFPPERNFLRAHVTLFHHLPPSVTRELCDLLKDETRAPAPAARLASVVSLGRGVAYRIDSPDLTAVRARIADRFAAVLTPQDSAGWRPHITVQNKVAADVARALLATLSAGFAPRPLSIGGLAVWRYRGGPWEPVGAWAFGTGHAIKPPC, from the coding sequence GTGACAGCGCTGCTCGGACGAGAGGACTTCGCCTGGGCGGATGCCCTGCGTCGCGCGCATTTTCCGCCCGAGCGGAACTTCTTGCGTGCGCATGTCACCCTGTTCCACCATTTGCCGCCGTCGGTAACACGCGAGTTATGCGACCTCTTGAAGGACGAGACGCGCGCGCCCGCGCCTGCCGCACGGCTGGCTTCGGTTGTGTCGCTGGGACGCGGCGTCGCCTACCGGATCGACAGCCCCGATCTGACGGCAGTGCGCGCGCGCATTGCCGACCGGTTCGCGGCGGTACTGACCCCGCAGGATAGCGCGGGCTGGCGTCCGCATATCACCGTGCAGAATAAGGTCGCCGCCGATGTCGCGCGCGCCTTGCTGGCGACGCTGTCCGCCGGTTTTGCGCCACGTCCGCTCAGCATCGGCGGGCTGGCCGTCTGGCGATACCGAGGCGGCCCTTGGGAACCCGTCGGCGCGTGGGCCTTCGGGACCGGGCACGCGATAAAGCCACCCTGTTGA